A genomic segment from Diospyros lotus cultivar Yz01 chromosome 5, ASM1463336v1, whole genome shotgun sequence encodes:
- the LOC127801074 gene encoding uncharacterized protein LOC127801074 isoform X1, giving the protein MPSTNAMFLLPLLVILAAALQGTLAVEYSVTNNAAGTVGGDRFSNEIGENYAKQTLASATDFIWRTFQQASEADRKNVPHVSLFIDVMDGVAYTILDKNEIHVSASYIEKYSGDLKTEITGVLYHEMTHVWQWFGTNEAPAPGGLTEGIADYVRLTAGYPAAHWVKPGQGDKWDQGYDVTARFLEYLEGLKGGFVAELNKKIRGGYSAAYFVELLGKTVDELWSDYKAKYNNPT; this is encoded by the coding sequence ATGCCCAGCACCAACGCGATGTTCCTCTTACCTCTTCTGGTTATTCTAGCGGCGGCCCTCCAAGGGACCCTTGCCGTCGAATACAGTGTTACCAATAACGCGGCCGGCACCGTTGGCGGAGACCGATTCTCCAATGAAATCGGCGAAAACTACGCCAAGCAAACCCTGGCCTCCGCCACCGACTTCATCTGGCGGACCTTCCAGCAAGCCTCCGAGGCCGACCGGAAGAACGTCCCTCACGTCAGCTTATTCATCGACGTCATGGACGGCGTCGCCTACACCATCCTCGATAAGAACGAGATCCACGTCAGCGCAAGCTACATCGAAAAATATTCCGGCGACCTCAAGACGGAGATAACGGGGGTGCTCTACCACGAGATGACGCACGTGTGGCAGTGGTTCGGGACCAACGAGGCTCCGGCACCGGGAGGGCTGACAGAGGGGATCGCCGACTATGTGAGGCTGACGGCGGGATATCCGGCCGCCCACTGGGTGAAGCCGGGCCAGGGCGACAAGTGGGACCAAGGCTACGACGTGACAGCAAGGTTTCTGGAGTATCTTGAGGGTCTGAAAGGCGGGTTCGTGGCGGAGCTGAACAAGAAGATTAGAGGCGGTTACAGTGCCGCCTACTTTGTGGAGCTGTTGGGGAAGACAGTTGATGAGCTGTGGAGTGATTATAAGGCTAAGTATAACAATCCCACCTAG
- the LOC127801073 gene encoding methylthioribose kinase-like, whose protein sequence is MASDGFRVLDEKSLVEYIKAVPHLSSKLGDQLDDLQIKEVGDGNLNFVFIVVNGSGSLVAKQALPYVRLIGESWPMTKERAYFEAVTLKEHGGLCPGHVPEVYHFDRTMSLIVMRYLEPPHIILRKGLIAGIEYPLLAEHMSEYMARTLFFTSLLYRTTTEHKRAVAEFCGNVELCRLTEQVVFSDPYKVSQYNRWTSPYLDRDVEAVREDNALKLEVAELKSMFCERAQALIHGDLHTSSIMVTHDSTQVIDPEFAFYGPMGFDIGAFLGNLILAFFAQDGHANGENDRKSYKEWILRTTEETWDLFHKKFIALWDEYKDGSGEAYLPAIYNNPQLQLLVKQKFMEDLFEDSLGFGAAKMIRRIVGVAHVEDFESISDPGKRADCERRALDFAKMLMKERRKFRSISEVVSAIQKVHP, encoded by the exons ATGGCATCCGACGGCTTCCGGGTGCTGGACGAGAAGTCTCTGGTGGAGTACATAAAGGCGGTGCCACACCTGTCGTCGAAGCTGGGCGATCAACTCGATGACCTTCAAATCAAAGAGGTCGGCGACGGTAATCTCAACTTCGTCTTCATCGTTGTCAACGGCTCCGGCTCCCTCGTTGCCAAACAG GCTCTTCCGTACGTCCGTCTCATAGGGGAATCATGGCCAATGACAAAAGAACGTGCTTACTTTGAAGCAGTGACCCTGAAAGAGCATGGTGGTTTGTGTCCTGGTCATGTCCCGGAAGTCTATCATTTTGACCGCACTATGTCTTTGATTGTCATGCGCTACTTGGAACCTCCACATATAATCCTGAGGAAAGGATTAATTGCTGGAATTGAGTATCCATTGCTTGCCGAGCACATGTCAGAATATATGGCGAGGACTCTTTTCTTCACATCCCTTCTTTATCGTACCACTACAGAACACAAACGAGCTG TAGCGGAATTTTGTGGGAATGTGGAGTTATGCAGGCTCACCGAGCAGGTTGTCTTTTCTGACCCTTATAAAGTGTCTCAATATAATCGTTGGACTTCTCCTTATCTTGATCGTGATGTGGAGGCAGTTCGTGAGGATAATGCTTTGAAGCTTGAAGTTGCTGAGTTGAAATCTAT GTTTTGTGAGAGAGCCCAAGCCCTTATACATGGAGACCTCCATACTAGTTCTATCATGGTTACGCATGACTCAACTCAGGTTATAGATCCAGAATTTGCTTTCTATGGGCCTATGGGGTTTGATATTGGAGCCTTCCTGGGAAATCTGATTTTGGCCTTCTTTGCCCAAGATGGTCATGCAAATGGGGAGAATGACCGAAAA TCTTATAAAGAATGGATATTGAGGACAACTGAGGAGACATGGGATCTCTTCCACAAAAAATTTATTGCTTTGTGGGATGAGTATAAGGATGGCTCCGGTGAGGCTTATCTTCCAGCAATTTATAACAACCCTCAGCTTCAGCTCCTTGTAAAACAGAAATTCATGGAAGATTTGTTCGAGGACAGTCTTGGTTTTGGTGCCGCCAAAATGATAAG GCGAATTGTTGGAGTAGCTCATGTTGAGGATTTTGAATCAATCAGTGATCCTGGCAAAAGAGCAGATTGTGAGCGTAGAGCTCTCGACTTTGCCAAGATGCTTATGAAAGAAAGGCGGAAATTTCGCAGCATCAGCGAAGTTGTTTCTGCAATCCAGAAAGTCCATCCATGA